A segment of the Streptomyces sp. NBC_00376 genome:
CCCGTACCGCGCTCCGAAAGTTTCATGCCTGCCCCCGCACGGAACCGGCGGGCCAGACGATTTCCACCCGGATTCCTCGTGCACGCGCGAAGGCGACCAGATGCGCGGTGGCGTCCCGGCCGTCCGACGGCGATCCGTCCCACACCGCGAGCACGGTCCGGCAGGTCGCCACCAGCCGTTCGTCGGCGCCGACACACGCGTCGCGGTCGGCCGGATCGAAAGGCAGCAGTCGTACGTGCTCGGCCAGGACCAGCAATTCGCCCGCGGCCGACCGGTCCCGCTCGGGCAGCAGGGCGGGTACCGCGCCCTGGGCCGGCAGCAGCACCGTCAGCTTCCGCCCGGCCTCCCGGGCGGCCCGCCCGAACACCAACGGCAGTCCCGCCCCGACCCGTACCAGAGCGGCGGCACCTTCCACCAAACGGTCCAGCCGTGCTCTCAGTTCGGATTCCACCAACTCCAGGGTTCTGTTGCCGAGGTCCCTGTGCCCGACGACTGCGATCACCATGTTTCCCTCCTCGCGCACCCGCGGGGTGCGATGCATCGCAGTGAACCCATTGGAGGCCGTGCACCACTAGTACTGCAACGGTGTTTGCTGTGACGGGTAGGCAGGTCGATCGTTGGTGTTGTCATGGGTGGGGATCTTGCTGAGGTCAGGTCGTGGGCCGGTGAGTTGGGTGCGGTGCAAGGGCGGTTTCTTCACCGATTCGGCAGATCGGAGCCTCGTGAGTCAGCTCTTGCCTATATGCGGGGACTCGTAGCCCCGTTGCAGCGGAAGAACGGCTGGACGCTGGCCGAAGAAGCCGGCCACGCAGGTCCGGACCGCATCCACCGGCTGTTGAACCGGATCGAGTGGGACGCCGACGAGGTTCTGGACGATGTGCGTGACTACGTGGTCGAGCATCTCGGCGATCCTGGTGCGGTGCTGATCGTGGACGACACCGGCTTCCTGAAGAAGGGCACCGGTTCGGCCGGGGTGCAACGGCAGTACTCCGGCACCGCGGGCCGCACGGAGAACTGCCAGGTCGGTGTCTTCCTCGCCTATGCGGCCCCGCTCGGACGAACGCTGATCGACCGCCGTCTGTATCTGCCTGCCTCCTGGACGGACGACCGAGAGCGGTGCCGCCGGGCCGGCATTGACGACGAGGTCGGCTTCGCGACGAAGGTGGCGATGGCCAAGGAGATGGTCCGCCGCGCGATCGCCGGCAAGATCCCGTTCCGCTGGGTGACCGCAGATGCCGGCTACGGCTACAGCAAGGGCTGGCGCTCTGAGCTGGAACAGGCGGACGTCTTCCACGTCATGGCCACCACCCGCCACGACACGGTCGTCACCCGCTGGGCCATCGACCACCCCGTGAGCGATCTATTTCCCGCCCTGCCCCGGCAGAAATGGAAACGCCGCTCGTGCGGCCAGGGCTCCCACGGGCCCCGCGTCTATGACTGGGCACGCGTCGAAGTCCGCCCCTGGCACCGGCCCGACCGCCGGCATTGGGTGATCGCCCGTCGCAGCGTTGCCCGTCCCCAAGAGCTCTCCTACTACATCGCCTACGGCCCGGCCGACGCCACCCTGGACGAGCTGATCCACATCGCCGGGAGCCGCTGGGCGATCGAGGAATGCTTCCAGACCGCGAAGCAGGAGTGCGGCCTGGACGACTACCAGGTCCGCCGCTACCCCGGCTGGCACCGCCACATCACCCTGGCCATGGCCGCCCACGCCTGCCTCACCGTCCTGCGGGCCCGCCAGCTCGACACCGGGAAAGCAGAAACGGATCCTCCCAGCTCATCCACCTCAGCCTCGCCGAGATCAGACGCCTGATCCACCGCCTCACCAACCGACGGCACGCACCCGTCGACCACATCCTGCACTGGTCGACCTGGCGCCGAAAACGACAACACCAAGCCCGAACCAGCCACTACAAACAACGAGGCCACGCCCCACCGACTGACCACCCGTCACGACAAACACCGTTGCAGTACTAGGCACTGTTTCTCGGATCTCCTGACGCGGGTGGGGTGTTGGGGGCAGGCTGGCTGTATGGGCCGTGGTGATCTGACGAATGCGGAGTGGGATCAGCTGGAGTCGTACCTACCTCCTGGTGGTGCGCGTGGAGGTCGGTGGAGCGACCACCGCCGGGTCATCAACGGGGTTCTCTACCGGGTGCGGACCGGCGTGCAGTGGCGGGATCTGCCGGAGCGGTTCGGGCCGTGGGAAACGGTCTATAAGCGGCATCGCCGCTGGTCAGCCGATGGAACGTGGCAGATGCTGCTGTCTCGCATCCAGGCAGCCGAGGACGCGGTGGGCGCGATCGACTGGGACGTGTCGGTGGACTCGACAGCCGTGCGGGCCCACCAGCACGCCGCCGGCGCGAGGAAAGCGGCCCCGGCCGCCGTTCCTCAAAAGGGGGCCGGGCGGGGGACGAACCAGGTCGATCCGGTCTTGCGGAATCTGGCAGTCCGCCTGGAGGCGGTGGTCAGATCGGCGAGTGTCTGGGGCGTTCCCGCGGCGGATTCACCACCAAGATCCACCTCGCCGCCGAGGGACGCTGCAGGCCCCTCGCTTTCGTCCTGACTCCCGGACACTACGGTGACGGACCCCAGCTCGAGCGGGTGCTGGAGCAGGTCTCCGTCCCCCGGGCCGGAGTCGGACGGCCCCGCACCCGGCCCGACCATGTTCTGGCGGACAAGGCGTACACGTCCCGGAGCAACCGCCGTTACCTGCGACGACGCGGAATCCGGAACACCATCCCCGAACGCATCGACCAGCAACGGAACCGACACAACCGTGGTTCACGCGGCGGCCGCCCCACCGGGTTCGACAGTGAGCGCTACAAGAAGCGCAACACCGTCGAACGCGCCATCAACCGGCTGAAGGGCTTCCGCGCCGTCGCCACGCGCTATGAAAAACGCGCCTACATCTACCTCGGCACCGTCACCCTCGCGGCTCTCATGATCTGGCTTCGCACGTGATCCGAGAAACAGTGCCTAGTACTGCAACGGTGTTTGCTGTGACGGGTAGGCAGGTCGATCGTTGGTGTTGTCATGGGTGGGGATCTTGCTGAGGTCAGGTCGTGGGCCGGTGAGTTGGGTGCGGTGCAAGGGCGGTTTCTTCACCGATTCGGCAGATCGGAGCCTCGTGAGTCAGCTCTTGCCTATATGCGGGGACTCGTAGCCCCGTTGCAGCGGAAGAACGGCTGGACGCTGGCCGAAGAAGCCGGCCACGCAGGTCCGGACCGCATCCACCGGCTGTTGAACCGGATCGAGTGGGACGCCGACGAGGTTCTGGACGATGTGCGTGACTACGTGGTCGAGCATCTCGGCGATCCTGGTGCGGTGCTGATCGTGGACGACACCGGCTTCCTGAAGAAGGGCACCGGTTCGGCCGGGGTGCAACGGCAGTACTCCGGCACCGCGGGCCGCACGGAGAACTGCCAGGTCGGTGTCTTCCTCGCCTATGCGGCCCCGCTCGGACGAACGCTGATCGACCGCCGTCTGTATCTGCCTGCCTCCTGGACGGACGACCGAGAGCGGTGCCGCCGGGCCGGCATTGACGACGAGGTCGGCTTCGCGACGAAGGTGGCGATGGCCAAGGAGATGGTCCGCCGCGCGATCGCCGGCAAGATCCCGTTCCGCTGGGTGACCGCAGATGCCGGCTACGGCTACAGCAAGGGCTGGCGCTCTGAGCTGGAACAGGCGGACGTCTTCCACGTCATGGCCACCACCCGCCACGACACGGTCGTCACCCGCTGGGCCATCGACCACCCCGTGAGCGATCTATTTCCCGCCCTGCCCCGGCAGAAATGGAAACGCCGCTCGTGCGGCCAGGGCTCCCACGGGCCCCGCGTCTATGACTGGGCACGCGTCGAAGTCCGCCCCTGGCACCGGCCCGACCGCCGGCATTGGGTGATCGCCCGTCGCAGCGTTGCCCGTCCCCAAGAGCTCTCCTACTACATCGCCTACGGCCCGGCCGACGCCACCCTGGACGAGCTGATCCACATCGCCGGGAGCCGCTGGGCGATCGAGGAATGCTTCCAGACCGCAAAGCAGGAGTGCGGCCTGGACGACTACCAGGTCCGCCGCTACCCCGGCTGGCACCGCCACATCACCCTGGCCATGGCCGCCCACGCCTGCCTCACCGTCCTGCGGGCCCGCCAGCTCGACACCGGGAAAGCAGAAACGGATCCTCCCAGCTCATCCACCTCAGCCTCGCCGAGATCAGACGCCTGATCCACCGCCTCACCAACCGACGGCACGCACCCGTCGACCACATCCTGCACTGGTCGACCTGGCGCCGAAAACGACAACACCAAGCCCGAACCAGCCACTACAAACAACGAGGCCACGCCCCACCGACTGACCACCCGTCACGACAAACACCGTTGCAGTACTAGGGCCGATCGGCCCTGGCGGCCGGGGAACTCGGTGGTAGCGGTCCCGACGCGAACGGCAACTTCCTTCATTCACATACGAGGGCAGCCACCGCTACGTCGTCCTCATGGAGGAATCCGTCCTGCGCTACCAAACGGCCGACCCCGAGACGATGCGCGGGCAGCTGCGCCACCTCCTGGCCGTGATGCCGCTCGCGTCCGTCTCACTGGGGATCATCCCGTTCACCGCACGGCGTACCGTGTGGCCGCTGGAAGCGTTCTACGTCCACGACGACACCATGGCCGTGGTGGAGACGCTGACGGCGGAGATCAAGGTGACCCAGCCGCGCGAGCTCGCCGACTACGCGAAGGCGTTCACCGGACTCGCGGAGATGGCCGTCCACGGCGATGCCGCCCGCGACCTCATCCAGGCGGCGATCGACGCCCTGGAGTGAACCTCCGCAATTACCCGCAACTCTATTGAGTGCACGGCGGGCAGCTGCGTGGCGTCGAAGGCACCGACGGCCCACCAGCCGGAGAGCCGGGGCCGCATGCACACACACCGACACCACCGCCCCGGCCCCGGAGGGCCGCGGCCTCCAGCCGCCCGCCTGCGGCGTCCCCTCCCCGGCCCTGCTGGCCCGCGCGGACCAGGGCTACGCCCGCTTCCTCGCCCAGCAGACCGAAGACCAGGACGGCGGAGCCGACGGCGGCGAGGACACCCAGTGGTGACCGCCGACCACCTGCGCGAGACCGCCCCGGCAGCGAGGGCCCGCCGGGCCGAAGCCCGCGTCCGGCCGGAACAGTACGTAGCCGCGTACGGGTGAGTGGAAGCCAGGCAGTGGGATACCGAAGGCCAAGCGCCCTCCAGGGGGTGAAGGGGCGCACATCACGCAGGTGCTGGAGACGGCCCAGCGCATCCGCCTGCCGAGGGGCGGAGTCTCCCGTCGCGGCGTAGTGCTCGGCGAACGGGCGGCCGATCCTGATGAGCCGGCTGGCCTGCGGATGGTCGAAACCGGATCGTGCTGCCGGTGCTGTGACGATGGACACCGCGCCTTCGTCCGGCTGCCAGTCGGCCTCCTTGCACACGGCGGCTTCCGCGTGGCAGGCCCGCAGCAGCTCCGTCAGAACGAGGGTGTGCAACGCGTCGGGATCGCGTTCGTGCATGATCTGGACAGCCAGGTCCCGCATCCCGCGCAACTGCGCCGCCGTGCCGGTCATCGTCTCGCTCCCTGTCTCGACCGCTTCACCGCGTCTCCGCCGCAGTGCGCACCCGCTCGCCGGCCTGCGCAGTGGGGCGCCGCTGCCATTGTCGGCGGGCGCGGGACGGGCCGGCACGGATACGGAGGCACTTGACGGGATAGCACGGGGTACACGGATCCGGAGGCCTGGAGGTCGGCGAAGCCGCGGCGAGTCAGGAATCGATGCGGAACGAGTACAGACCGAGAGCGGTGAAGTACGCGTTGCGGCCGCTGATGTGGATCTCCGAGGAAATCCGTGCTTCGTCCTCGCTCCACGGCAAGGCGGACGGATCCCTCAGCGGCACCTCCCAGCGAGGTTTTCCCGTACGGAAGTCGAGAGCCAGGAGCTTGCTCGGATGGGACCTCCCCGCGTAGACGGTGTCCCCGACGACGGCGACTCCCTCGGTACCCGCACCGATCTCGCACCGCCAGCGCTGCTTGCCCGTCCTCGCGTCCAGGGCGTAGAGAAACCGGTCCTGACAGTGAACGTAGACGGCGTTGCCCCGCACGTG
Coding sequences within it:
- a CDS encoding IS5 family transposase (programmed frameshift), whose amino-acid sequence is MGRGDLTNAEWDQLESYLPPGGARGGRWSDHRRVINGVLYRVRTGVQWRDLPERFGPWETVYKRHRRWSADGTWQMLLSRIQAAEDAVGAIDWDVSVDSTAVRAHQHAAGARKAAPAAVPQKGAGRGDEPGRSGLAESGSPPGGGGQIGECLGRSRGGFTTKIHLAAEGRCRPLAFVLTPGHYGDGPQLERVLEQVSVPRAGVGRPRTRPDHVLADKAYTSRSNRRYLRRRGIRNTIPERIDQQRNRHNRGSRGGRPTGFDSERYKKRNTVERAINRLKGFRAVATRYEKRAYIYLGTVTLAALMIWLRT
- a CDS encoding IS701 family transposase → MGGDLAEVRSWAGELGAVQGRFLHRFGRSEPRESALAYMRGLVAPLQRKNGWTLAEEAGHAGPDRIHRLLNRIEWDADEVLDDVRDYVVEHLGDPGAVLIVDDTGFLKKGTGSAGVQRQYSGTAGRTENCQVGVFLAYAAPLGRTLIDRRLYLPASWTDDRERCRRAGIDDEVGFATKVAMAKEMVRRAIAGKIPFRWVTADAGYGYSKGWRSELEQADVFHVMATTRHDTVVTRWAIDHPVSDLFPALPRQKWKRRSCGQGSHGPRVYDWARVEVRPWHRPDRRHWVIARRSVARPQELSYYIAYGPADATLDELIHIAGSRWAIEECFQTAKQECGLDDYQVRRYPGWHRHITLAMAAHACLTVLRARQLDTGKAETDPPSSSTSASPRSDA
- a CDS encoding IS701 family transposase → MGGDLAEVRSWAGELGAVQGRFLHRFGRSEPRESALAYMRGLVAPLQRKNGWTLAEEAGHAGPDRIHRLLNRIEWDADEVLDDVRDYVVEHLGDPGAVLIVDDTGFLKKGTGSAGVQRQYSGTAGRTENCQVGVFLAYAAPLGRTLIDRRLYLPASWTDDRERCRRAGIDDEVGFATKVAMAKEMVRRAIAGKIPFRWVTADAGYGYSKGWRSELEQADVFHVMATTRHDTVVTRWAIDHPVSDLFPALPRQKWKRRSCGQGSHGPRVYDWARVEVRPWHRPDRRHWVIARRSVARPQELSYYIAYGPADATLDELIHIAGSRWAIEECFQTAKQECGLDDYQVRRYPGWHRHITLAMAAHACLTVLRARQLDTGKAETDPPSSSTSASPRSDA